A single Campylobacter hyointestinalis subsp. hyointestinalis DNA region contains:
- a CDS encoding iron-containing alcohol dehydrogenase family protein — translation MNNSKNVLRYMFGSGAISNLSTILNNIESDSEYVIYYIDEYFKNSSVLDFLPIKNIDEIFFVQTQSEPETSNIDHFRDILISKNKNKPKAIIAIGGGCTLDTGKAIANLLTNSGNAEDYQGWDLVKNPGIYKIGIPTISGTGAEASRTCVMINPKNGLKLGMNSDFTIYDQLILDPNLTKSVPRNQYFYTGMDTYLHCIESLNGSYRNSIGDAFSHQAISLCREVFLSDDDMMSDKNREKLMVASYLGGCAIANSFVGIVHPFSAGLSVVFGTHHCVGNCITMNAMEEFYPQEFKEFILMGKKQGIEIPQGIAMDLDESFYKKLYDSTIIHEKPLSNALGANFKNILTYEKVKEIFKKM, via the coding sequence ATGAATAATTCAAAAAATGTGTTGCGATATATGTTTGGAAGCGGTGCAATTTCAAATTTATCAACCATATTAAATAATATTGAGTCAGATTCAGAGTATGTAATCTATTATATAGATGAATATTTTAAAAATAGTAGCGTATTAGATTTTTTACCTATTAAAAATATTGATGAGATATTTTTTGTACAAACCCAAAGTGAGCCAGAGACATCAAATATAGATCATTTTAGAGATATTTTAATAAGTAAAAATAAAAATAAGCCTAAAGCAATTATTGCCATCGGCGGTGGTTGTACATTGGATACGGGTAAAGCTATAGCAAATTTATTAACAAATAGTGGAAATGCCGAAGATTATCAAGGATGGGATTTAGTTAAAAATCCTGGAATTTATAAGATTGGTATTCCTACTATTTCAGGAACTGGTGCGGAAGCCAGTAGAACTTGTGTTATGATTAATCCAAAAAATGGTTTAAAATTAGGTATGAATAGCGATTTTACGATATATGATCAGCTTATACTAGATCCGAATTTGACAAAAAGCGTTCCTAGAAATCAGTATTTTTATACAGGAATGGATACCTATCTGCATTGTATAGAATCATTAAATGGTAGTTATAGAAATTCTATAGGAGATGCATTTTCTCATCAAGCTATCTCGCTTTGTCGAGAAGTTTTTTTAAGCGATGATGATATGATGAGTGATAAAAATAGAGAGAAGCTTATGGTTGCATCATATCTTGGTGGTTGCGCGATAGCAAATAGTTTTGTAGGTATAGTTCATCCGTTTTCTGCTGGACTTAGCGTAGTTTTTGGTACTCATCATTGCGTAGGGAATTGTATAACAATGAATGCCATGGAAGAATTTTATCCTCAAGAATTTAAAGAATTTATATTAATGGGAAAAAAACAAGGAATAGAAATACCGCAAGGTATAGCTATGGATCTAGATGAAAGTTTTTATAAAAAACTATATGATTCAACTATTATTCATGAAAAACCGCTTTCAAATGCGCTTGGTGCAAATTTTAAAAATATACTGACCTACGAGAAAGTAAAAGAGATCTTTAAAAAAATGTAA
- a CDS encoding ABC transporter ATP-binding protein, with protein sequence MLKITHLSKKFGNLTVLDDLNLSLNAGEILTVLGQSGCGKSTLLRIIANIETPTCGDIEISGDIVCKNGACIKGQKVGMMFQNYALFPHLNVSQNIAFALHQLPKNERQKRVTQLLNKFHIAELKDKMIDEISGGQAQRVAFARAVANKENLLLLDEPFANLDSHLKNVLRNELKMMIKQNGITAIMVTHDKFDAFLLSDKIALIDGGKIVAFGTPKELYFKPKTEKIARFLGDINVIDRSLAKVLPTKFQSWLETKNFMFRPEEIVGGDEFEAKVTNSQFLGANYRLELDFMGIEFHTFVSSTLNVNDNFKFSLV encoded by the coding sequence CTGCTTAAAATCACGCATCTAAGTAAAAAATTTGGAAATTTGACCGTGCTAGATGATCTGAATTTATCTTTAAATGCTGGAGAAATTCTGACTGTTTTAGGACAAAGCGGCTGTGGAAAATCCACTTTGCTTAGGATAATAGCGAACATAGAAACGCCGACTTGCGGCGATATAGAGATATCTGGGGATATCGTTTGTAAAAACGGAGCTTGTATCAAGGGTCAAAAAGTCGGAATGATGTTCCAAAACTACGCTTTATTTCCTCATCTAAACGTTTCTCAAAATATCGCATTTGCATTGCATCAACTCCCAAAAAATGAGCGACAAAAAAGAGTTACTCAGCTACTAAATAAATTTCATATCGCAGAGCTAAAAGATAAAATGATAGATGAGATCAGCGGGGGACAGGCTCAAAGGGTGGCTTTTGCAAGGGCTGTTGCAAACAAAGAAAATCTTTTACTTCTTGATGAGCCTTTTGCAAATTTAGACTCGCACTTAAAAAACGTGCTTAGAAATGAGCTAAAAATGATGATAAAGCAAAACGGCATAACTGCTATAATGGTAACTCACGATAAATTTGACGCATTTTTGCTCAGCGACAAGATAGCTCTCATCGACGGCGGAAAGATAGTGGCTTTTGGGACGCCAAAGGAGCTGTATTTTAAACCAAAAACCGAGAAGATCGCTAGATTTTTAGGCGATATAAACGTTATAGATAGGTCGTTAGCTAAAGTTTTGCCGACTAAATTTCAAAGCTGGCTAGAGACGAAAAACTTTATGTTTCGCCCAGAAGAGATTGTAGGTGGCGATGAGTTTGAAGCAAAGGTGACAAACTCACAGTTTCTGGGTGCAAATTATCGTTTAGAGCTTGATTTTATGGGGATTGAATTTCATACATTTGTGAGTTCTACTTTGAACGTTAATGATAATTTCAAATTTAGCTTGGTGTGA
- a CDS encoding serine O-acetyltransferase: protein MMNEVMCPRTIKDCFIMDEHELNPTPKNLFSKIYALMISSRYSMPVYMRLSQYFYKRRENSTFFISRKFFALLQSYFTRKNQINNNFEVSPNCMIMGGGVVFHHSGVCITTNTVIEKGVHIYRNVTFGAKNGKAPYIKQGAKIASHSIVLGGVIIGEHSIVAPGSVVINDVPDGKVVAGIPAKILCDVTEINYCF, encoded by the coding sequence ATGATGAATGAAGTGATGTGTCCGCGGACAATAAAAGATTGTTTTATTATGGATGAGCATGAGCTAAATCCAACTCCTAAGAATTTATTTTCTAAAATCTATGCTCTAATGATAAGTAGTAGATACTCTATGCCTGTATATATGAGACTGTCGCAGTATTTTTATAAAAGAAGAGAAAATAGCACTTTTTTTATTTCTAGAAAATTTTTTGCATTATTACAATCATACTTTACAAGAAAAAATCAAATAAACAATAATTTTGAAGTTAGTCCTAATTGTATGATAATGGGGGGGGGGGTAGTTTTTCATCATTCCGGGGTTTGCATTACAACAAATACTGTCATTGAAAAAGGTGTGCATATTTATAGAAATGTTACTTTTGGAGCAAAGAATGGTAAGGCTCCATATATTAAACAAGGAGCAAAAATAGCTAGTCATTCTATTGTTTTAGGTGGAGTTATAATAGGAGAGCATAGCATTGTAGCACCTGGGAGCGTTGTTATAAATGATGTGCCTGATGGTAAGGTTGTAGCTGGAATACCGGCTAAAATATTGTGCGATGTAACTGAGATTAACTATTGTTTTTAG